From the genome of Acidobacteriota bacterium, one region includes:
- a CDS encoding serine/threonine protein kinase, which translates to MLPFPRDRWHVLSPYVDRALDLAPEARGPWLASLEAIDALLARDLRSLLLDRSHTGFLEGTALETLTSDTPPLTGQVIGAYRLVELLGQGGSGMVWRAERCDGRFEGQAAIKLLDLALIGRSGEERFRREGTILARLTHPGIAHLIDAGVSPTGQPYLVLELVEGQAIDRYADEQGLDVASRLRLFLDVLAAVAHAHANLIVHRDIKPGNVLVSVDRRVKLLDFGIAQLVRRASDGDEPVAGPLTREIRRALTPAFAAPEQLAGGCVTTATDVYALGVLLYVLLSGRHPAGGRVNASASLVRAVLDEEPPPVSMAVIDDRSEEVAGHAPRRGSGTARLRRALRGDLDTIVAKALRNDPAQRYVSVAAFADDIRRYLDREPIAARGGAVAYRTGRFLRRHVRSVAGVAIAVVCLVSMALLYATRLATERDRAQREAAKAVKVSEMLMSVLTSADPYAIRSGAGEPTMRSMLDEGADRVRRELANEPGLQAEMLGLLGRTYRRLGEYDKAQALLVQAVDNASRAADADPGAGASALAELGVVLVDQGDYTGAARTLERALVRQRALLGARHPDVAITLAELGRVYQDQGLSDRAEALHREALAIRRAVLGEEHPQTAVSQSDLASVLRLAGDVHGADALLRLSLETNRQTRGATHPNTATTLHDLALVTAGRGNWAEAERELRTVLGMQQSTMGPSHPTVATTLNSLARAEMALGRPRDAALTLDRALAIVEPVLGPEHQLVAIYALNRAAAYVAMGETAAALPRLAEAVTARSRAPLVVPARRRTMASDDWDMAAANALLAAATGTRRAATPAREAPTPEAQRRVPIVTQ; encoded by the coding sequence ATGCTGCCGTTCCCGCGTGATCGCTGGCACGTCCTGAGCCCGTACGTCGATCGGGCGCTCGACCTCGCACCCGAGGCGCGCGGCCCATGGCTTGCCTCGCTCGAGGCGATCGACGCACTACTGGCCCGGGATCTCCGCTCGCTCCTGCTCGATCGCTCGCACACCGGCTTTCTCGAGGGCACGGCGCTCGAGACCCTCACGAGCGATACTCCGCCGCTGACCGGCCAGGTGATCGGGGCATACCGGCTCGTCGAGTTGTTGGGGCAGGGCGGCAGCGGCATGGTGTGGCGGGCCGAGCGCTGCGACGGTCGCTTCGAAGGCCAGGCCGCCATCAAGCTGCTCGACCTTGCGCTGATCGGACGATCGGGCGAGGAACGGTTCCGGCGCGAAGGCACGATCCTCGCGCGCCTCACGCATCCGGGTATCGCGCACCTGATCGACGCCGGCGTCTCGCCGACAGGCCAGCCGTATCTCGTGCTCGAACTGGTCGAAGGTCAGGCGATCGATCGCTACGCCGACGAGCAGGGGCTCGACGTCGCGTCGCGCCTGCGCCTGTTCCTCGACGTGCTCGCCGCCGTCGCGCACGCGCACGCGAACCTCATCGTGCATCGCGACATCAAGCCGGGCAACGTACTGGTGAGCGTCGACCGACGCGTGAAGCTGCTCGACTTCGGCATCGCGCAACTCGTGCGGCGCGCGTCTGACGGAGACGAGCCGGTCGCGGGACCGCTCACGCGGGAGATCAGACGGGCCCTGACGCCGGCGTTCGCGGCGCCCGAGCAACTCGCCGGCGGATGCGTCACCACGGCGACCGACGTGTACGCGCTCGGCGTCCTCCTGTACGTGCTGCTCAGCGGCCGGCATCCCGCCGGCGGAAGGGTGAACGCGTCGGCGTCGCTCGTTCGCGCCGTCCTCGACGAGGAGCCGCCGCCGGTCTCGATGGCCGTCATCGATGACCGGAGCGAGGAGGTTGCCGGACACGCCCCCCGTCGCGGCTCCGGCACCGCACGCCTGCGTCGCGCGTTGCGCGGGGATCTCGACACGATCGTCGCGAAGGCGCTGCGGAACGACCCGGCGCAGCGCTACGTCTCGGTGGCGGCGTTTGCCGACGACATCCGGCGGTATCTCGACCGAGAGCCGATCGCCGCACGCGGTGGCGCCGTCGCATACCGTACGGGCCGCTTCCTCCGACGTCACGTGCGCAGCGTCGCCGGCGTCGCGATCGCCGTCGTGTGTCTCGTGTCGATGGCACTCCTCTACGCAACCCGCCTCGCCACCGAACGCGACCGGGCGCAGCGCGAGGCCGCGAAGGCGGTAAAGGTGAGCGAGATGCTGATGTCGGTGCTGACGAGTGCCGACCCGTACGCGATTCGCAGCGGCGCCGGAGAGCCGACGATGCGGAGCATGCTTGACGAGGGCGCGGATCGCGTGCGGCGCGAACTGGCCAACGAACCTGGACTGCAGGCCGAGATGCTCGGGCTGCTGGGACGCACGTACCGCCGCCTGGGCGAGTACGACAAGGCGCAGGCGCTCCTCGTGCAGGCCGTCGACAACGCCTCGCGTGCGGCCGACGCCGATCCGGGCGCCGGCGCGAGCGCGCTTGCCGAACTGGGCGTGGTGCTCGTGGATCAGGGCGACTACACCGGTGCAGCGCGCACTCTGGAACGGGCGCTGGTACGTCAGCGCGCGCTGCTCGGCGCGCGGCATCCCGACGTGGCCATCACGCTCGCCGAGCTCGGGCGCGTGTACCAGGACCAGGGACTGTCCGACCGTGCTGAAGCGCTGCACCGCGAAGCCCTTGCCATCCGGCGAGCCGTCCTTGGCGAGGAGCATCCCCAGACGGCCGTCAGTCAGAGCGACCTTGCGTCGGTGCTGCGGCTCGCCGGCGACGTCCATGGAGCCGACGCGTTGCTCCGACTGAGCCTTGAGACGAACAGGCAGACGCGAGGCGCCACGCATCCCAACACCGCCACCACGCTGCACGACCTTGCACTCGTCACGGCTGGCCGTGGCAACTGGGCAGAGGCGGAGCGCGAGCTTCGCACGGTACTCGGCATGCAGCAGTCGACGATGGGACCGTCGCACCCGACGGTGGCCACGACGCTCAACAGCCTCGCGCGAGCCGAGATGGCGCTCGGGCGTCCACGCGATGCCGCGCTCACGCTCGATCGTGCGCTCGCCATCGTCGAGCCCGTGCTGGGCCCCGAGCATCAACTCGTGGCGATCTACGCGCTCAACAGGGCCGCAGCGTACGTGGCCATGGGCGAGACCGCGGCTGCGCTTCCACGCCTTGCGGAGGCCGTCACCGCACGATCGCGAGCGCCTCTCGTGGTCCCGGCGCGACGGCGCACCATGGCCAGCGACGACTGGGACATGGCGGCCGCGAACGCACTGCTCGCGGCCGCCACCGGAACACGAAGGGCTGCGACGCCCGCGCGCGAGGCGCCGACGCCGGAGGCTCAGCGTCGGGTTCCGATCGTGACCCAGTAG
- a CDS encoding class I SAM-dependent methyltransferase codes for MSSKIRPHNMQAAGVWSRGGGAYDQISRGIADAIEHTVLRLDPIHGEKILDLSTGTGWASRVVARRGAQVIGCDIAEELLETASARALAEKLSIDYQIGDAEQLPFATSEFDAVISTFGVMFASRPEAAAAELARVVRPGGRIALATWSPDGTVFGMFQVMKAHMAVSATPPPPSPFAWGRTTRIEELLGAAFELRFEPATSYYREPNAAAAWSTFSTGYGPTRTLAENLSTEAREELREDFIAYHGRFTNALGICVPRDYWVTIGTRR; via the coding sequence ATGAGCTCGAAGATTCGTCCACACAACATGCAGGCGGCAGGCGTCTGGAGCCGCGGCGGCGGCGCGTACGACCAGATCAGCCGCGGGATCGCCGATGCCATCGAGCACACGGTTCTGCGTCTGGACCCGATCCATGGCGAGAAGATCCTCGACCTGTCCACGGGAACAGGATGGGCTTCGCGCGTGGTGGCCCGTCGCGGGGCGCAGGTCATCGGCTGCGACATCGCGGAGGAACTGCTCGAGACGGCCAGCGCCCGGGCGCTGGCCGAGAAGCTGTCCATCGACTACCAGATCGGCGACGCCGAGCAGCTTCCGTTCGCAACGAGCGAGTTCGACGCCGTGATCTCGACGTTCGGCGTGATGTTCGCGAGCCGGCCCGAAGCCGCGGCGGCCGAACTCGCGCGCGTCGTGCGGCCCGGCGGGCGCATCGCCCTCGCGACGTGGTCGCCGGATGGCACCGTCTTCGGCATGTTCCAGGTCATGAAGGCGCACATGGCCGTGTCTGCCACGCCGCCACCTCCGTCGCCGTTTGCCTGGGGACGGACAACGCGGATCGAGGAACTGCTCGGCGCGGCGTTCGAACTGCGATTCGAGCCTGCCACGTCGTACTACCGCGAGCCGAACGCCGCGGCGGCGTGGTCCACGTTCTCGACGGGATACGGCCCGACGCGGACGCTCGCGGAAAACCTGAGTACCGAGGCGCGTGAGGAACTCCGCGAGGACTTCATCGCCTATCACGGGCGGTTCACGAACGCGCTCGGCATCTGCGTGCCGCGCGACTACTGGGTCACGATCGGAACCCGACGCTGA